The window TTGCCGGTCGGGCGGGATAGCGGTTTTCGCCCCCGCATGCGATCGAACGCGTGCGCTTATTTTGTCTGCCCTGCGCGGAGGAATATGATGCGCTGGTGTGGGCAATGAGGCCGGTAATGCGGCCAGCTTCGAGCATGGCGGCATGACGTCGGGTTTTTACGCGTCGGCTGGGGCCGCGTCTCCATCGGCGCTGGCGGGCGGCGCAAAACTGTCGAGCCAAGTGCGCCAGAGGGTCTCGAAACGTTCGTCGAACGGACGCGCGCTGGCGGCGGTGAGGATCAGCGCGCGTTTCGGTCCGATCAAAAAAGCGGCCTGGCGCTGGCGGATCGTCTGGGCTCCGTTCTTGTACTGCGCCTCGATCCGTTCGCCCGACATTTCCGGCTGATGCGAGCCAAGGCGCTCCGGCGCGCGTGCCAGCAGCTTGTGGCCGGGCATGCGCGCCTTGAGCAGCCCAAGTTGGCGGTCGACATACGTGGTGAGGGTTTCGCCCTCGGCCAGCCAGTCGCGCGCGATGCTCAGGTTGGGCTGGTTCTGCAGGTCGGCCGGCACGAAGATATTGGTGGTGTTGTCCTGGTAGCCCGGAGGCAGGCCGATGCTGCCTTCGTGGATGCCGACGCGGGGCGCCGGCTCGGTGCTGCTTGCTGCTGTGTTCTCGCTCATGCGCTATATCCGTTTTCTGGGGAGTCAATAAGTAATCGGCGTGGTGCTATTTGGTCGAGTAGCGCGGCGGCGTGCTGTTGTTGGCGCAGCGCGGCGGACGCCGGCCGATGCAGCGCTCCAGCATGGCGACAATGGCGGGCAGGGCGCGCCGGCGCGCGATGGCCAGCGCGTTTTCGCCGCGCGCGTTACGCAGGGCTGGGTCGGCACCATGGTCCACCAGCATAGCGGTCAGTTCGAGATTGCCGGCTTCGATGGCAAGCATCAGCGGCGTGGTCGCTTGCGCCCCGGTTTGGTCGATCGCAGCGCCCAGCTTGAGCATCATGTCGGCCAGCGCGGCTTGCGCGCGCACGTCCGCGTGGTGGGCGCTGTTGGCCAGGTGGTGCAAGGCTGTGTTGCCGTCGTCGTCGCGCTGACGCGTATCGGCGCCACGTTCGAGCAGGGCGCTGGCGGCGGGCCACTGGCCGGCATCGAGCGCCGCGTGCAGTGCCGTGCCTCCGTGGGCGCTTCGCGGCGCATCGAGCACTGCGCCGGCCTGGTGCAGCATGTGGATGGCGTCGACGTCGCCGCTGGACGCCGTCTTTATCAGGGGCGTGACGCCGCCATGGCATGCATTCGGATTGTCGCCGGCGGCCAGGACTTTTTTCAGCGCGGCGTGGCGCTCCTTGCCGAGGGAGGCGAAGATGCGTGGGGCGCCCGGCGCGGGGGCTTTGTCGTCGACCGTGGGTTGTGCCGTGACGGCGGGGCAGCGCTGCGGTGCGGACGGTTGCACCGGCAGCGGTGCCGCGGACGCCATTGGCACGGCCAGCAAGCAGGCGGCCAGCACGGCGAGGCGGGCGGCGTCATTCATTGCGAAGCGGCGCACGGCGGTTTCTTGGCATGCATGGCGATGGCTGGTTCCAGGTCAGTCCCCCGGGTTTGATGGGGCCCGGGGATGTGTGCAATATTAAAAAAACAAGATGAATTCTAACAAACCATATCATGGAAGACAATTTGTATCGGAACGCAATGGGCGCCTGGGGCAGTTTGGCTGGTGGTGAATGACCTTGTCGGCAGACTCGCGCCGCTGCAAGGAGCGGCGCCGGCAAGCTGCCCGGGATGGTTGATCCGCGTGCGGCAGGGCGCTTACTGCGTGGTGATTTCTGTCGCCGACAGCGTGATGTTGGTGGCCGTGCCGCTGTCGCGCAGGATCTTCTGCGCGATCACGCGGTTCGCTGGCGCCAGCACGTTGAAGTGATCGGCGCCCGGCACTGGAACGAAGCGGATTCGCGGGTTGCGCGTGGCTTGAAGCGAGTCGATATTGCCGCCCGCGCCTTCGATCACAAACACGGGCGAACGTACCGATTCGAGCCAGCGACCGGGTGAGCGCAACGCGGCTTCGCGCGGATTGGCGGGATTGAAGCTCGTGAAGCGGCCGCCGTAGCCGTCGATTTCATCGACCGGGCCAAGCGAAAAGACGGCGCGGTAACGCGTCGAGGTTTCGGCGGTGCCGGGGGCGGCATCGTAACGCACGAGGCTGAAGATATCGGCGGGCGGCGCGGGGATGGGCGGCTGCACGCTCACCTTGCGGACGATGGGCGGCCGGGTACTAATGGGATGCCGATTTACTCGCGCTTACTTGCGGCGACTCAGTTCAAGCAGAACCACGTCATTTTCACGCAAGGGCAGCTTGATGCTGAAACGCCCATCGGCGCCCACGCGCACCGTTTTTTGCTCATCAGGCTTGCCGCTGGCGAGCGATTTCAAGGTCGCGACCTGGCTTTTTCCCAGCTGTTTCGGTGAACCCATGCCGATGTAGGCGGTGAATGCATCGTTGCGCTTGTAGCCGACCGTGGAGATCTTCATCGTATAGCTGCCGGTTTTCAGTCCGCGCATATTCACCTCGGCCTGGCCTTTATCCTTGGGCGGCAAGTCCTTGATGAAATACTGCTGATTGTTGACACCCTCCGGCAGCGTGCGCGTGTAATCCCACAGCAGCAGCTGGACGTTGCCCCGTTCGTCGGTGGTGGCGAACGAGTGGCTGTCGCTGTTTTTCAGTGCCGTCGGCGCAAGCTGGTTGAGAAACTGGTAGGCAAAATACGCGGGCTTCTTGATCCCCTGGGTATTCATCAGGCCAAAGCCGCCGTGAAAGGCTTCGATGCGCGGCCCGGCTTCTTCAAAGATATCGGTGAACACCCAGTAGGACATCGATTGCGCCGCGCCGCCGACCTGCTTGAGCTTTTGCAGAATGTACGCGGCTTGGTGGTAGCTGTCGTGCGTTGGATCGGCCGGCGTGTACGACGAACTCCATTCCGTGTAATGCAGGTCCAGCTTGGGCATGGCCGATGCCGCGATTTCCTTGCGGTTCCTGAGCACGTCGTCGCTGACCGCGCCATTTTCTTTGCTGAGCACCGTGCCGGTGGTGCCGTATTCGTCGAGGAAGCCTTGATTGACGCCGTACGTGTGCGTGCTGACGAAATCGAGCGGCACCGCATTGCTTGCACAGTAAGCGATCATTTCCGGTATCCATGCGGCGCCGGCGGTGGCGGGGCCGCCGACCTTGTACCTGGCGTCGACGCTCTTGATTGCGCGCGCGGCATGGCTGTACAGCTTGAAGTAGTCGTCCCGCGATGCGACCCAGAGGCCGTCCAGGTTCGGTTCGTTCCACACTTCAAAATACCAGCTGGCCACTTCTTGCGCACCGTAGCGTTCGGTGAAGTGTTCGGTCAGGGCTTTGATCAGGCGTTCCCAGGCAGCATAGTCTTTCGGCGGGGTGACGTTCCCGCGCCACCAGAAGACGGTCTTGTCGCCGCTGGCCATCTGCGATGGCATGAAGCCCAGTTCGACGAAGGGTTTGATGCCGATGCTCAGGAGATAATCGTACAGCGCGTCGACGTATTGGAAGTTGTAGTGTTCCTTGCCCTGCGCGTCGACGCGGTACACGGCCATGTCATCTGAGAGCAGGCCGTGCATGCGGATATATTTGAATCCCGCATCGCGTTTGACCTGGGCGAGCTGTTGCTGCCAGTCGGCGCGTAATCCTTCATTGGCCCGGCCGGCGCCGATGGAAAAGTTGAAGGCCGGGTCAAAGCGTCCCGCGATGGCGTTGGCATCGAGTTCAATCACGCGCGTTTGTGCCAGGCTTGCCAGCGGCAACGCCAATATGGCACTCAGCAGGACTACGCCGATGTTCTTTGGACTCATGTTTCGCTCTCTCGCAGGACGTAAGGAATAAGGCTGTTCCCATTCTGAAAGAGATGCATCGGCGCCGCAATCGTCAAAACTGCGTATTAGCATTATGAAATCAGTCAGCGGCAGTGCGGACCCTGCGTCCCGCGTTCTTCTGGCGCCAATCGGGTGCGTTAATGATCGCGATGGTGGTTAAATGAGATCCTTTTCCGATTGGAACGACGATGACCGCACCTACCGCAACCGCCCCCAAATGGGGCATGGCGCTTGACCTGGAACGCTGCATCGGATGCCACGCCTGCTCCGTGGCTTGCAAAGTCGAAAACTCAGTTCCACTAGGAAATTTTCGCACCAAGGTGTATTACTACGACTTCACTGCCATCAATCCTTTCAACAAGAAGGAAACGATGAAGCGTGCTTTTTTACCGACGCTATGCATGCAGTGCGAGGACGCGCCCTGCCTGATCGCCTGCGAACAGGACGCGATCACGCGCGACGCCGACGGCATTGTGCGCATCAGCGAGGACAAATGCGACGGCGACCGCTCCTGCATCAAAGCCTGCCCTTACGGCGCGATCCACCAGGACCCGGTGACCAAGCTGGCCGACAAATGCGACTTCTGCTCGCACCGGCTGGAGGCGGACCTGCTGCCCGCCTGCGTTGAAGTGTGTCCGGCCGATGTATTCGCCTTCGGCGACCTGAATGACCCGGCCAGCCGCATCAACGCGTTCAACCGACGGCACGGCAAGGAACTGTCGGTGCTGAAACCCGAAGAGAAGACCAGGCCCGCCGTCAAATACCGCGGCATCGGCACGGTTGCCCCGCGCGCCATGGAAAAGAAAATCCCCAAGGGCCGCAACCACGACCCGTTCTCGTATGAAGTCGACACCTGGAGCCAGTTGCAATCGACATTCGCTCGTTCCACCGTGAAGAAAGGCTGAGAACATGGACCGCAGATCATTCATCAGGAACGGCATTGGGTCGATGGCGACGCTCGGCGTTGGCGAACTGATTCTCCTTAACCCGTCGACCGCGCAGGCGATGGCGTACCGGCCGGTGGCAAACGGCAAACAGCGCAAGATCAAGAACAACTACAAGACGGCCACGCGCGTCACCAGCGTATGCCTGAATTGCTCCACGGTGTGTGGCATTGAAGGCTTTGTGCAAGATAACAAGGTGATCAAGATCCGAGGCAATCCGCTCGACCCGAACATGGGCAGCCACATGACGTGCGCCAAGGGCCAGTCCGGCCCCAACGTCAACGATTATCCGGAGCGCCTGCTATACCCCCTCAAGCGCGCCGGCGAGCGTGGGTCGGGCCTGTGGAAGCGGATTACCTGGGAAGAAGCGTACGAAGAGATTGCCCGCCGCATTCGCGCCAGTGTCGATGCCGGCCACCCGGAACGCGTGTGCATCCACCAGGGCCGCTCGCGCATCGAGGCGGAGATCGGCCGCTTCCTCGACGCCATCGGCACGCCGGTATTGCTCAATCACCGCGCGATCTGTTCGTCGAACAAGCGCGCGGCCAATTACGTATCGCTCGGCGAGACGGACTGGGAATCGATCGATGCGGAGCGCTGCACCTACTTCCTTAACTTCGGCTCCAATTTTTATGAAGCGCACCAGGGGGGACTGCACCTGGTGTCGCGCGTGGTCAAGGCCCGCTACGACCACGGGGCCAAACTGGTCACGTTCGATGTGAGGCTGTCCAACACGGCCGGGCGCAGCGACGAATGGCATCAGCCGTTTCCGGGCACGGAAGGCGCCATTGCCTTGGCCATGGCGCACGTGATCGTGCGCGAGAATGAAGTCGATCGGGATTTTATCGACAAATTCGTGCAGCCAGGGCTGGACACCATCCGCACCTGGCTGGCGCCATGTACGCCAGCATGGGCGGCGAAGCTGTCGGGTGTAGCGGCGGCCGACATCACCCGGCTGGCGCTGGAATTCGCGCGCAAGCGGCCAGCGGTGGCGGCCTTCACCAATCGTGGCACGGGCGCGCATTACAACGGTTTTAATGCCGAGCGCGCGGTCGTCATGCTCAATGCCTTGGTGGGTTCGGTCGCGAAGGAGGGCGGCTATTGCTACGGTCTCGATGAAAAGCTGTCTCCGGCGCGCTATCCTGCCCCGGAGCCAAGGCCGCCCAAGCCGACCATCAGGACCGACCTGGAAGACCCGCCGGAGTGGCCGCTGGCGAACCGCTGGCAAAAGATGAAGGTCGGCCAGGTCGTGTTCGACTATTTGCGCCAGGGGCGCGCCAAGCTGGATGTCTACCTCAGCTATACAATCGCCGCACCGATGACCTGGCCGGAAGGGCGAAGCACGACCGTCGATGTCCTCAAGGATG of the Massilia violaceinigra genome contains:
- a CDS encoding DcrB-related protein; translated protein: MSENTAASSTEPAPRVGIHEGSIGLPPGYQDNTTNIFVPADLQNQPNLSIARDWLAEGETLTTYVDRQLGLLKARMPGHKLLARAPERLGSHQPEMSGERIEAQYKNGAQTIRQRQAAFLIGPKRALILTAASARPFDERFETLWRTWLDSFAPPASADGDAAPADA
- a CDS encoding GH39 family glycosyl hydrolase, whose protein sequence is MSPKNIGVVLLSAILALPLASLAQTRVIELDANAIAGRFDPAFNFSIGAGRANEGLRADWQQQLAQVKRDAGFKYIRMHGLLSDDMAVYRVDAQGKEHYNFQYVDALYDYLLSIGIKPFVELGFMPSQMASGDKTVFWWRGNVTPPKDYAAWERLIKALTEHFTERYGAQEVASWYFEVWNEPNLDGLWVASRDDYFKLYSHAARAIKSVDARYKVGGPATAGAAWIPEMIAYCASNAVPLDFVSTHTYGVNQGFLDEYGTTGTVLSKENGAVSDDVLRNRKEIAASAMPKLDLHYTEWSSSYTPADPTHDSYHQAAYILQKLKQVGGAAQSMSYWVFTDIFEEAGPRIEAFHGGFGLMNTQGIKKPAYFAYQFLNQLAPTALKNSDSHSFATTDERGNVQLLLWDYTRTLPEGVNNQQYFIKDLPPKDKGQAEVNMRGLKTGSYTMKISTVGYKRNDAFTAYIGMGSPKQLGKSQVATLKSLASGKPDEQKTVRVGADGRFSIKLPLRENDVVLLELSRRK
- a CDS encoding molybdopterin-containing oxidoreductase family protein, with the translated sequence MDRRSFIRNGIGSMATLGVGELILLNPSTAQAMAYRPVANGKQRKIKNNYKTATRVTSVCLNCSTVCGIEGFVQDNKVIKIRGNPLDPNMGSHMTCAKGQSGPNVNDYPERLLYPLKRAGERGSGLWKRITWEEAYEEIARRIRASVDAGHPERVCIHQGRSRIEAEIGRFLDAIGTPVLLNHRAICSSNKRAANYVSLGETDWESIDAERCTYFLNFGSNFYEAHQGGLHLVSRVVKARYDHGAKLVTFDVRLSNTAGRSDEWHQPFPGTEGAIALAMAHVIVRENEVDRDFIDKFVQPGLDTIRTWLAPCTPAWAAKLSGVAAADITRLALEFARKRPAVAAFTNRGTGAHYNGFNAERAVVMLNALVGSVAKEGGYCYGLDEKLSPARYPAPEPRPPKPTIRTDLEDPPEWPLANRWQKMKVGQVVFDYLRQGRAKLDVYLSYTIAAPMTWPEGRSTTVDVLKDEKLIPFHACSDVVYSEMAHYADMILPDATYLERWGMDIRNNMELQHFVTLRQPMVTPPGSATSFADVLFEIGKRLGPEQAKYFKFGKHEDFVRHQCSKLPTRGADGKVFKDGFDYMKHYGVYVDSAAPKPYEVYRKPLAAALVEGSRVDEKTRVIYKADDKGKEKAIGLMVGEVPVRGFTTPSRKFEIHAPEVAKVAATIGMVDDGLPTFHQVPSHVGLAADRLILTTFKWNVHTQGRTASQKYLAEIVHDNPMWIHAATAKKLGIKTGDTVELTTYRPLSGAVGDKAYRGTGEILGSATVKAFVTKGIHPRVVAVSNSLGGITGGRSCEGERGRRVEVAAKGLAPDAAQSFGPAPAVDDLEFGLWWDEKHGGRGSGVNINAILPINPQPLVGMQAWFDTVCSIRKIV
- a CDS encoding ankyrin repeat domain-containing protein codes for the protein MRRFAMNDAARLAVLAACLLAVPMASAAPLPVQPSAPQRCPAVTAQPTVDDKAPAPGAPRIFASLGKERHAALKKVLAAGDNPNACHGGVTPLIKTASSGDVDAIHMLHQAGAVLDAPRSAHGGTALHAALDAGQWPAASALLERGADTRQRDDDGNTALHHLANSAHHADVRAQAALADMMLKLGAAIDQTGAQATTPLMLAIEAGNLELTAMLVDHGADPALRNARGENALAIARRRALPAIVAMLERCIGRRPPRCANNSTPPRYSTK
- a CDS encoding 4Fe-4S dicluster domain-containing protein — encoded protein: MTAPTATAPKWGMALDLERCIGCHACSVACKVENSVPLGNFRTKVYYYDFTAINPFNKKETMKRAFLPTLCMQCEDAPCLIACEQDAITRDADGIVRISEDKCDGDRSCIKACPYGAIHQDPVTKLADKCDFCSHRLEADLLPACVEVCPADVFAFGDLNDPASRINAFNRRHGKELSVLKPEEKTRPAVKYRGIGTVAPRAMEKKIPKGRNHDPFSYEVDTWSQLQSTFARSTVKKG